From the Streptomyces umbrinus genome, one window contains:
- a CDS encoding RNA polymerase sigma factor produces the protein MIGDMVMEQPPAPVGTEAQRQPRSRFPVVHRDDFDAFYVREMRAVTVFLMHQGATPYEAADSAHEAISKLLPDRWRTMEHPRAFLRLTAQRCYWRQNDARVCPADPVPDRPGGTCPVSEVVLTETQQRLLGALHELPPALRSVMAWHLDGFDYVEIAEALGMSLAAVRQNISRARRKLVTILGLGKGDADD, from the coding sequence GTGATCGGCGACATGGTCATGGAACAGCCCCCGGCCCCGGTGGGGACCGAGGCCCAGCGGCAGCCGCGCTCGCGCTTTCCGGTGGTCCATCGTGATGACTTTGATGCCTTCTACGTCCGCGAGATGCGTGCGGTGACGGTGTTTCTCATGCATCAGGGGGCCACGCCGTATGAGGCAGCCGATTCGGCGCATGAGGCCATCAGTAAACTCCTGCCCGACCGTTGGCGCACGATGGAACATCCCCGGGCCTTTTTACGCCTCACTGCGCAGCGCTGCTACTGGCGCCAGAATGACGCGCGTGTGTGTCCGGCGGATCCGGTGCCGGACCGTCCCGGTGGCACCTGCCCGGTGTCGGAGGTGGTGCTCACCGAGACGCAGCAGCGTCTGCTCGGCGCGCTGCACGAACTGCCGCCGGCTCTGCGGTCTGTCATGGCCTGGCACCTGGACGGCTTCGACTACGTCGAGATTGCCGAGGCGCTCGGCATGAGCCTTGCTGCCGTACGGCAGAACATCAGCCGGGCCCGCAGGAAGCTCGTCACCATCCTCGGCCTCGGGAAAGGGGACGCAGATGACTGA
- the istA gene encoding IS21 family transposase, with protein sequence MSLREIAKETGLNRRTVAKYLSGGVSAAPPQREPSGRPRRRAVDEVAPLIDAMLRAEILLKGAVIHERLVQEYGVALNYQRVKLYLQEARPRIAEELGISPGELAGLHRRFEVVPGAQAQVDWGDEGRILAHVGIPKVYSFHMTLSYSRDPFCCFTTSQDLATFFDCHRQAFAHFGGVPMTIVYDRTKTVVRRHVAPGEAVPLHPEAVAFAGHYDFDIDVLAAYRPQGKGRVERQVGIVRDHVLAGRGFSSLEEMNAAFAAWVPLRRAKVHGTHGEVIGHRAARDHTALRPLPQMPYVVAQRHLRHVGKDCLVAFDANLYSVPARKVRPRQLVEVRATKSQVTLHATVPAADGETLLAVHSRAVGRGARIVDEKHWDGLPTGAGRRVTTGDGPTPPRREQSLRQETGPLQALLNRTAVARVEVGRRPLSVYDELTGTRPFTPNSPTKESR encoded by the coding sequence ATGAGCCTGCGGGAGATCGCGAAGGAGACCGGGCTGAACCGTCGTACGGTCGCCAAGTACCTGTCTGGTGGGGTGTCGGCCGCGCCGCCGCAGCGGGAGCCCAGCGGTCGGCCGCGGCGGCGGGCGGTGGACGAGGTCGCCCCGCTGATCGACGCGATGCTGCGGGCAGAGATCCTGCTCAAGGGGGCAGTGATCCACGAGCGCCTGGTCCAGGAGTACGGGGTCGCCCTCAACTATCAGCGGGTGAAGCTCTACCTGCAGGAGGCCAGGCCCCGGATCGCCGAGGAGCTTGGGATCAGCCCGGGTGAACTGGCCGGTCTGCACCGCCGGTTCGAGGTCGTCCCGGGGGCCCAGGCCCAGGTGGACTGGGGGGATGAAGGAAGAATCCTCGCCCACGTCGGGATCCCGAAGGTCTACTCCTTCCACATGACGCTGTCGTACTCGCGCGACCCGTTCTGCTGCTTCACCACCAGCCAGGACCTGGCGACCTTCTTCGACTGCCACCGGCAGGCGTTCGCGCACTTCGGCGGGGTGCCGATGACGATCGTCTATGACCGCACCAAGACGGTCGTGCGCCGGCACGTCGCCCCGGGCGAGGCGGTTCCGCTGCACCCGGAAGCGGTCGCGTTCGCCGGGCACTACGACTTCGATATCGACGTGTTGGCCGCCTATCGGCCCCAGGGCAAGGGCCGGGTCGAACGGCAGGTCGGCATCGTCCGGGACCACGTGCTGGCCGGGCGAGGCTTTTCCTCCCTCGAGGAGATGAACGCCGCCTTCGCGGCCTGGGTGCCGTTGCGGCGGGCGAAAGTGCACGGCACCCATGGCGAGGTCATCGGCCACCGGGCGGCGCGCGACCACACGGCTCTGCGCCCGTTGCCGCAGATGCCGTATGTGGTCGCCCAGCGGCACCTGCGGCACGTTGGCAAGGACTGCCTGGTCGCCTTCGACGCGAACCTCTACTCAGTGCCCGCCCGGAAAGTCCGCCCACGCCAGCTGGTCGAGGTCCGGGCCACCAAGTCCCAGGTCACACTGCACGCAACCGTCCCCGCAGCCGATGGTGAGACCCTGCTGGCCGTTCATTCGCGGGCTGTTGGCCGCGGGGCCCGCATCGTCGACGAGAAGCACTGGGACGGCCTACCCACCGGTGCCGGCCGCCGTGTCACCACCGGCGACGGCCCGACTCCGCCCCGCCGTGAGCAGTCGCTCCGGCAAGAGACCGGGCCGCTGCAGGCCCTGCTGAACCGGACCGCTGTCGCCCGCGTCGAAGTCGGGCGCCGTCCGCTGTCGGTCTATGACGAGCTGACCGGCACTCGTCCCTTCACCCCTAACTCCCCAACGAAGGAATCCCGTTGA
- a CDS encoding tetratricopeptide repeat protein codes for MAQYGGVAAGRLQVQQLVVGAHAPGRGGAPVTLAPPLGERDPRFPLRGRTHLVEGLLELCDGGGGGRLHVVHGLGGCGKTAAVLEAVHQLHQRGRGGPAVWWIDARQGAVLEAGLRAVARQVGLRAKDMRGEDAADVLWDRLGGMPQAWILILDSVDDPCLLDGPGRLASGTGWVRPLAAPGGLVLLTSRQGARRSWGTGAVLHVVRPLGPADAAQVLLDRAGERAGPVSEARALAVRLGGLPLALHMAGSYLAEVSGMPGAFVEADTPLEFSTYRQALDAGCGRADPAQAVAGTWRLSLELMQQRGFPLAGRLLELLASFADAPIPHTLLLRPAALTRAVAEFERLDGTTLWRMLQELAALGLLELVTSPPEDSLPVVRLHPLIRDASRSGPQPGAALALLRQALEQLAPPEEPTHWSTWRALAPHALDLARQIAPAAQLGEDIRLAGAEAAELAARYLQACGLFQQARREYEQVLAVRRRLLGADHGETLSTRHNLAGALHDLGELVQARAEYEDVWAAWQRVEGAEHTHTLTARHELARVLHDQGELEQARQHFSHVLSARRRLQGDEHTHTLAARHELARVLHHQGELVQAQQEYLILLAVRRQSLGDEHPRTLTARHNLACVLQDLGELDSAQQELRTTWDTRSRVLGPEHPRTLSTQYKLACVLHGLGLAHQAHQLLGTALEASRRTVGESHPHTLRLATTLQAWSSGPS; via the coding sequence GCGGCGGGGGCGGCCGGCTGCATGTGGTGCACGGGCTGGGTGGCTGCGGGAAGACGGCCGCGGTCTTGGAGGCGGTGCACCAACTGCACCAGCGCGGCAGGGGCGGTCCTGCCGTGTGGTGGATCGATGCCCGGCAGGGTGCGGTGCTGGAGGCGGGGTTGCGGGCGGTGGCTCGCCAGGTGGGGCTGCGTGCGAAGGACATGCGGGGCGAGGACGCTGCGGATGTGCTGTGGGATCGGCTCGGTGGGATGCCGCAGGCATGGATCCTGATCCTCGACAGTGTCGACGATCCCTGCCTGTTGGACGGTCCCGGGCGGCTGGCCTCGGGCACGGGATGGGTCCGTCCGCTCGCCGCCCCGGGCGGGCTGGTCCTCCTCACCAGCCGTCAGGGCGCGCGGCGTTCGTGGGGTACGGGGGCCGTGCTGCACGTGGTGCGGCCGCTGGGGCCGGCCGATGCCGCGCAGGTCCTGCTTGACCGTGCGGGCGAGCGGGCGGGCCCGGTCAGCGAGGCCCGCGCGCTGGCCGTGCGGCTGGGGGGCCTGCCGCTGGCCCTGCACATGGCGGGCTCCTATCTGGCCGAGGTGTCGGGGATGCCGGGCGCGTTCGTGGAAGCGGACACACCGCTGGAGTTCAGCACCTACCGGCAGGCGCTCGACGCCGGATGCGGGCGGGCAGATCCGGCGCAGGCCGTCGCCGGGACCTGGCGTCTGTCCCTGGAGCTCATGCAGCAGCGGGGCTTTCCCCTGGCGGGCCGCCTGCTGGAGTTGCTCGCGTCGTTCGCCGATGCACCGATTCCGCACACTCTGCTGCTGCGGCCGGCAGCCCTGACACGGGCGGTCGCGGAATTTGAGCGCCTGGACGGGACGACACTGTGGCGCATGCTCCAGGAACTGGCCGCCCTGGGACTGCTGGAGCTGGTCACATCGCCGCCGGAGGACAGCCTGCCGGTGGTCCGGCTGCACCCGCTGATCCGGGACGCCAGCCGGTCCGGGCCGCAGCCGGGCGCCGCCCTGGCCCTGTTGCGGCAGGCCCTGGAACAACTGGCGCCTCCTGAGGAGCCGACTCACTGGAGCACCTGGCGCGCCCTGGCTCCGCATGCACTCGACCTGGCCCGCCAGATTGCCCCCGCTGCCCAGCTGGGCGAGGACATCCGCCTGGCCGGTGCCGAGGCCGCCGAACTGGCGGCGCGCTACCTGCAGGCGTGCGGTCTGTTCCAGCAGGCGCGCCGGGAGTACGAGCAGGTGCTGGCCGTGCGCCGCCGCCTGTTGGGCGCAGATCACGGCGAAACACTCTCCACCCGGCACAACCTGGCCGGTGCCCTGCACGACCTGGGAGAACTCGTCCAGGCACGGGCCGAGTACGAGGACGTCTGGGCCGCCTGGCAGCGCGTTGAGGGTGCCGAGCACACCCACACCCTGACCGCACGGCACGAACTCGCCCGCGTCCTGCACGACCAGGGAGAACTCGAGCAGGCGCGGCAGCACTTCAGCCACGTGCTGTCCGCCCGGCGCCGGCTGCAGGGCGACGAGCACACCCACACCCTGGCGGCGCGGCACGAGCTGGCCCGTGTGCTGCACCACCAGGGAGAACTCGTACAGGCGCAGCAGGAGTACCTGATTCTCCTGGCCGTCCGCCGGCAGTCGCTGGGAGATGAGCATCCGCGGACGCTCACCGCCCGTCACAATCTCGCTTGCGTCCTGCAGGATCTGGGCGAGCTGGACTCCGCCCAGCAGGAACTCCGCACCACCTGGGACACCCGTTCACGGGTGCTGGGCCCCGAACATCCGCGGACTCTGTCCACCCAGTACAAACTTGCCTGCGTTCTGCACGGCCTCGGCCTCGCGCACCAGGCCCACCAGCTCCTCGGCACAGCTCTGGAAGCCAGTCGGCGCACCGTCGGTGAATCCCATCCGCACACCCTGCGGCTGGCCACCACCCTGCAGGCCTGGAGCAGCGGGCCTAGCTGA
- a CDS encoding helix-turn-helix domain-containing protein, with protein MARGLAGMFDGARLRQERARADGGRGISAAELAVRVGASKAQILAYENARYCPDPQRIQALAKALGVSPLQLADEAGKASWTLADLRRASGLRARDVTGRLKVSPRSFRRLESDGLVSARSFGLVAAVAECLGVRVDDIEGHLSNVPVVRERLERARVPCEALLERYRAPGRLDVPAPDEPEVVELAALYGRPASVVARLMGHEVVRVRGAQRRLAGFAAVADYGGSADEQADARRGVHAEHERIGQISASLPGRLDAFFRCLLPAETWRAVALLQTVRGFGLWLSPGQLGIEASAVTSIPAGLCRTSTAGGDGDAALYQISPEGSEHCARYRSWYDVLYPGIRTILQARESQLSGHVSGAVLREHFRLAQAVLFSFDGLLCRLFATNLQSVSDHLVQAALALQLSVGPQTPTDPVGMLRDLVRVGSPAQIRRLDHFLTLLETEAAQHAEPLPGAQQLLRVLMEGPWRMAVVTDHAAQAVDTFLAHLAPVIGSDRVRVFGRPANPRLMKPHPHAVALAAGTLGSPHAQTILIGESVADALAARTAGVVFIGLAPTPRKAQMLREAGATITVGSLREITSVVRSLTTAPYTRGRVP; from the coding sequence GTGGCACGGGGGCTTGCGGGCATGTTCGACGGGGCGCGGCTGCGGCAGGAGCGGGCTCGGGCGGACGGGGGGCGCGGGATCAGCGCTGCTGAGCTGGCGGTGCGGGTGGGGGCGAGCAAGGCGCAGATTCTGGCGTATGAGAATGCCCGCTACTGCCCGGACCCGCAGCGGATACAGGCGCTGGCGAAGGCGCTGGGGGTCAGCCCGCTGCAGCTGGCCGACGAGGCCGGGAAGGCGTCGTGGACGCTGGCTGACCTGCGGCGGGCCAGCGGGCTTCGGGCGCGGGATGTGACGGGCCGGTTGAAGGTGTCACCGCGCAGTTTCCGGCGGCTGGAGAGCGACGGGCTGGTGTCGGCCCGCAGCTTTGGCCTGGTGGCCGCCGTCGCGGAGTGTCTGGGGGTGAGGGTCGACGACATCGAGGGGCATCTGTCGAATGTGCCGGTGGTGAGGGAGCGTCTGGAGCGGGCGCGGGTGCCGTGTGAGGCGCTGCTGGAGCGGTATCGGGCGCCCGGCCGGCTGGATGTTCCGGCGCCGGACGAGCCGGAGGTGGTGGAGCTGGCTGCCCTGTATGGGCGGCCGGCGTCGGTGGTGGCCCGGCTGATGGGGCACGAGGTGGTGCGGGTGCGCGGTGCGCAGCGCCGCCTGGCGGGGTTTGCGGCGGTGGCCGACTACGGGGGATCGGCCGATGAGCAGGCCGACGCGCGCCGCGGGGTGCACGCCGAGCACGAGCGGATCGGGCAGATCAGCGCTTCACTGCCAGGGCGGCTGGATGCGTTCTTCCGCTGTCTGCTGCCTGCTGAGACGTGGCGGGCGGTGGCACTGCTGCAGACGGTCAGGGGATTTGGCCTGTGGTTGTCGCCCGGCCAGTTGGGCATCGAGGCATCGGCCGTCACGTCCATTCCCGCCGGGCTGTGCAGGACATCTACAGCGGGCGGGGACGGCGACGCGGCGCTGTACCAGATCTCGCCCGAGGGCTCCGAGCACTGCGCGCGCTACCGGTCCTGGTACGACGTTCTGTATCCGGGGATCAGGACCATCCTGCAGGCTCGGGAGAGCCAGTTGTCGGGCCATGTGTCGGGTGCGGTACTGCGCGAGCACTTCAGACTGGCCCAGGCGGTGCTCTTCAGCTTCGACGGGCTGTTGTGCCGGCTGTTCGCGACGAATCTCCAGTCGGTCTCGGACCATCTGGTCCAGGCGGCGCTGGCTCTGCAACTGTCCGTCGGGCCGCAGACGCCCACCGATCCGGTGGGCATGCTCCGCGATCTGGTCCGGGTGGGCTCGCCTGCGCAGATCCGCCGTCTGGATCACTTCCTGACCCTGCTGGAGACGGAAGCGGCCCAGCACGCCGAGCCCTTGCCCGGGGCACAGCAGCTGTTGCGGGTGCTGATGGAAGGGCCCTGGCGGATGGCGGTGGTCACCGACCATGCGGCCCAGGCGGTCGACACCTTCCTGGCCCACCTGGCGCCCGTCATAGGAAGTGACCGGGTCCGCGTCTTTGGCCGGCCCGCCAACCCGCGCCTGATGAAACCTCATCCGCACGCCGTGGCCCTGGCCGCCGGGACGCTGGGCAGCCCGCACGCGCAGACGATCCTGATCGGGGAGTCGGTCGCCGATGCCCTGGCGGCCCGGACCGCCGGGGTCGTGTTCATCGGTCTGGCGCCCACGCCCCGCAAGGCGCAGATGCTCAGGGAAGCCGGAGCCACCATCACCGTCGGCTCGCTGCGGGAGATCACCTCGGTGGTCCGCTCCCTGACGACTGCGCCCTACACCCGGGGGCGTGTGCCCTGA